The following proteins are encoded in a genomic region of Nicotiana sylvestris chromosome 4, ASM39365v2, whole genome shotgun sequence:
- the LOC138889298 gene encoding uncharacterized protein, with translation MNQIDHGEARKMTMDQSWANVVAGNKLAMKGMNLQYIAPTVQNGEKIAKLEIEDVELETEKSSSAIVLYVIGETPTIGAMDRFLTSVGKFSVKPQIFYHNEGYFVIRFTNLEGRDQVLYSGPHTINNKPMIMKVWSDDFNVHDEVLKTIPLWVRFPNLPINCWGMKALSKIGSTLGNPIYADECTTGSVRISYARMLIEMDITKPLPRYVKLQDHKGRLIQQEVTYDWEPKYCTKCLKIGHDCAEIKTKAEVQQEAAVINQQSEPDPINNDAQRKEEGWITVLGKLAARAAKAKQAEDQEILGSNGFQSLAINQAYDEPAIYGLHTVKDRVKLWDKMR, from the exons ATGAATCAAATTGACCATGGAGAAGCAAGGAAGATGACCATGGACCAATCCTGGGCAAACGTGGTTGCAGGGAACAAATTGGCTATGAAAGGGATGAATTTACAGTACATAGCTCCAACAGTTCAAAATGGGGAAAAAATCGCAAAGCTAGAAATTGAAGATGTTGAACTAGAAACTGAGAAATCGAGTTCTGCTATTGTTCTATATGTGATTGGGGAAACACCTACAATTGGAGCTATGGATCGATTTCTGACCTCAGTGGGTAAGTTTTCAGTGAAACCACAAATCTTCTACCATAATGAAGGATATTTTGTAATAAGGTTCACTAATTTAGAGGGGAGGGATCAGGTGTTGTACTCTGGGCCACATACGATTAATAACAAGCCTATGATAATGAAGGTTTGGTCTGATGATTTTAATGTACATGATGAGGTCCTGAAAACCATTCCCCTATGGGTGAGGTTTCCAAACTTACCCATAAATTGCTGGGGCATGAAAGCTTTAAGTAAGATAGGCAGCACATTGGGAAATCCAATATATGCAGATGAATGTACTACTGGTTCAGTTAGGATTTCTTATGCACGTATGCTGATAGAAATGGACATCACAAAGCCTCTACCTAGATATGTGAAGCTACAGGATCATAAGGGGAGGTTAATCCAGCAGGAAGTCACCTATGATTGGGAGCCAAAATACTGCACAAAATGTCTGAAAATTGGACATGATTGTGCAGAGATTAAAACA AAGGCTGAAGTACAGCAGGAAGCAGCAGTGATTAATCAACAGAGTGAACCAGATCCAATAAACAATGATGCTCAGAGAAAGGAAGAGGGGTGGATAACTGTCCTAGGAAAATTAGCAGCAAGGGCAGCTAAAGCTAAACAAGCTGAGGATCAGGAGATATTAGGAAGCAATGGATTCCAAAGCCTAGCAATAAATCAAGCATATGATGAGCCAG CAATATATGGATTACATACTGTTAAAGACAGGGTGAAGCTATGGGACAAGATGAGGTAA